In the Hordeum vulgare subsp. vulgare chromosome 7H, MorexV3_pseudomolecules_assembly, whole genome shotgun sequence genome, one interval contains:
- the LOC123411460 gene encoding GDP-mannose 4,6 dehydratase 1-like: MGDTSTPHSNGCAVAVAEEETPSVPRSLAPPRKVALVTGITGQDGSYLTELLLSKDYEVHGLVRRSSNFNTQRLDHVYHDPHETPSAARPPMRLHYADLSDSSSLRRALDHVLPDEVYNLAAQSHVAVSFEVPDYTADVTATGALRLLEAVRLSAKPMRYYQAGSSEMFGSTPPPQSEATPFHPRSPYAVAKVAAHWYTVNYREAYGLFACNGVLFNHESPRRGENFVTRKITRAVGRIKVGLQTKVFLGNLSAARDWGFAGDYVEAMWLMLQQDKPDDYVVATEECHTVEEFLQAAFGYAGLNWKDHVVIDKKYFRPSEVDCLEGDSSKSRRVLGWKPKVGFQQLVEMMVDKDIELAMKEKVLVDAGYRDT, encoded by the coding sequence ATGGGTGACACCTCCACGCCGCACTCCAACGGCtgtgccgtcgccgtcgccgaggAGGAGACCCCCTCCGTGCCCCGCTCCCTGGCGCCGCCGCGGAAGGTGGCGTTGGTGACAGGCATCACCGGGCAGGACGGGAGCTACCTGACGGAGCTGCTGCTGTCCAAGGATTACGAGGTGCACGGCCTCGTCCGCCGCTCCTCCAACTTCAACACGCAGCGGCTCGACCACGTCTACCACGACCCGCACGAGACACCCTCGGCCGCCCGCCCGCCGATGCGCCTCCACTACGCCGACCTCTCCGACTCCTCCTCCCTCCGCCGCGCGCTCGACCACGTCCTCCCCGACGAGGTCTACAACCTCGCCGCCCAGTCCCACGTCGCCGTCTCCTTCGAGGTCCCCGACTACACCGCCGACGTCACGGCCACCGGCGCGCTCCGCCTACTCGAGGCCGTCCGCCTCTCCGCCAAGCCCATGCGCTACTACCAGGCCGGGTCCTCCGAGATGTTCGGCTCCACGCCCCCGCCGCAGAGCGAGGCCACGCCTTTCCACCCGCGGTCACCCTACGCCGTTGCCAAGGTCGCCGCGCACTGGTACACCGTCAACTACCGCGAGGCCTACGGCCTCTTCGCCTGCAACGGCGTGCTCTTCAACCACGAGTCGCCACGCCGCGGCGAGAACTTCGTCACCCGCAAGATCACCCGTGCCGTCGGCCGCATCAAGGTGGGGCTCCAGACCAAGGTCTTCCTCGGCAACCTCTCCGCCGCCAGGGACTGGGGCTTCGCCGGGGATTACGTCGAGGCCATGTGGCTCATGCTCCAGCAGGACAAGCCTGATGACTATGTCGTCGCTACCGAGGAGTGCCACACCGTGGAGGAGTTCTTGCAGGCTGCCTTTGGGTACGCCGGCCTGAACTGGAAGGATCATGTGGTCATTGACAAGAAGTACTTTCGCCCTTCCGAGGTGGACTGCCTTGAGGGAGATTCATCCAAGTCGAGGAGAGTGCTTGGGTGGAAGCCCAAGGTTGGCTTCCAGCAGCTGGTTGAGATGATGGTTGATAAGGACATCGAGCTCGCCATGAAGGAGAAGGTCCTTGTGGATGCTGGGTACCGCGATACCTAG